GCTGTACCATGCGCCTATGGCAAGGCCGGCCGCCGACCAGATGAGCTCGCGCCCGCGCCGGATGAGCGCAAGGGCAAGCCCCACATCGGCCGAGCCGGTGAGCGCCGCCGTGACATAGACAGTCGCGGCCTCGAGCGAGCCGATATGGGCGGGCACGAAGAAGGTGGCCGAGCGCATCAGCACCACGGCGGCCTCGATGACCCAGCAGTCCCAGAAGTCGAGCGGATGGCCAACCAGCCGCAGCACGACCCAGACCTCGACCGCGCCCAGCAGCCAGTTGAGGAAGAAGCCCGCAAGAGCGCCGGCAAAGCGCTCGGGGCTCTGCCGCATGAACGCAAAGATGCGCTGCTCCACCTCCTGGGCCATGGCAAGAACGCCGGCCAGCAGCCGCCCGCGCGGCGAGCGCTGGAGCCGGGCGGCGAGATGCATCAGCCAGCGCTGGTGCACCGCCACCAGCGCCAGCGCCATGAACAGGGCGAGCCCCACCGCGGCAATAGCCATGGCGCGCTCGACGGCCGGACTGAACAGGCCCATGGCCAGCACCAGCGCGAGCCCGATCAGCACGAACGGCGCTTGCGCCAGGGCGAACATGGTCTGCACGATCAACAGAGAGGCGGTCGACTCGCCATAGGGAACGCGGTAGTAGCGGTTGAGCAGCAGCGCCTTGAACGGCTCGCCGCCCAGCGCCCCGAACGGCATCACCACGCTCAAGGCCTCACCCACCATGTTGACAGCCCAGAGCCGGCGGACCCACGTCAGCGAAAGCGGCCGCGGGAAGGTCAACGCCCAAGCGATGATCTCGAAAAGGAAGCCAACGGCGAATACCGCCAGGACGGCGGCGGCGCCCTCCCAGCCGATGCGCCATGCAATGGCAAGCGCCGCCTCGATGTCGGTCTTATAGAGCAGCCAGCCCAGCAGCGCGACGCCGGCCGCGAGCGCCAGGGCAGTGAACAGCCTCATGGTCTTGGCCCGTCCGCGCTCATGTCGACCTGGCAGACGCCGCCTTGTCCGGCATCCGCGCGATCCGGCCGTGCCGGTCGAGCGAGAAGCGGTGGCCGCGCCAGACGAAGGTGCGCTTGGTGAGGGCCGCAGCCCAAGAGACCAACCCGAGGCAGTCGCGCAGCGGCAGCAGCCAGAGAGCCCTCAGCACCTCCCGGTCCCCCAATAGGCCAGCGATGGCGCCACAGCTGGCCATGCGCAGCGCAACGGTTGCGAGCAGAACCGCCCAGCCGGTGGTGCTGAAGCCGGTGGCGCAGGCAAAGAGCAGCGCGAAGGGCACTGCCCGGGTGAGCACGGTGAGCGCAAAGCCGACCGGGTTGGCGGCCTTGGTGTTCTGGTCCCAGTAGACGAAATGCCGCCACCACCCCGAGAAATCGGGATAATCGGGAATGATGTCGACACTCATCGGGATGAGCGCCATGCGCTTGCCCGTCTCGATCAGGCGGCGGCCCATCTCCTGATCCTCGACCAGATATTCGGCGAGCGAGGCGAGGCCGCCGATCGCCTCGATATCGCTGCGCCGGGCGGCGACGGTTGCGCCCAGGCAGAAGATCGCGGAATTGGTCCAATGAGTGAAAATGAGGCTCGGCACGAAATCGGCATTCATGCTGAGCAGCTCGAGCTTCTCAGGAAAGGTGCGGGCGTCGGCGGTGCGATAGAGCGTGCAGGAATAGCCGACCGCGGGATCGGCCAGGGGGGCCACGATGGTGCGGAGATAGTCGGGCGAGAC
The sequence above is drawn from the Rhodoligotrophos defluvii genome and encodes:
- a CDS encoding lysylphosphatidylglycerol synthase domain-containing protein, translating into MRLFTALALAAGVALLGWLLYKTDIEAALAIAWRIGWEGAAAVLAVFAVGFLFEIIAWALTFPRPLSLTWVRRLWAVNMVGEALSVVMPFGALGGEPFKALLLNRYYRVPYGESTASLLIVQTMFALAQAPFVLIGLALVLAMGLFSPAVERAMAIAAVGLALFMALALVAVHQRWLMHLAARLQRSPRGRLLAGVLAMAQEVEQRIFAFMRQSPERFAGALAGFFLNWLLGAVEVWVVLRLVGHPLDFWDCWVIEAAVVLMRSATFFVPAHIGSLEAATVYVTAALTGSADVGLALALIRRGRELIWSAAGLAIGAWYSWRGLPAAGSC
- the hpnI gene encoding bacteriohopanetetrol glucosamine biosynthesis glycosyltransferase HpnI, whose amino-acid sequence is MIENLHAILLLPVVGGSVFSLLCVIATARLLATWRPAKADFTPPVSILKPVYGLDRELEENLASFCRQDYPSYQLVLCVQRMSDPALPILRRVAAAYPDRVALVIRECEPTFNGKIQNIANGMEAARHDILVISDADVRVSPDYLRTIVAPLADPAVGYSCTLYRTADARTFPEKLELLSMNADFVPSLIFTHWTNSAIFCLGATVAARRSDIEAIGGLASLAEYLVEDQEMGRRLIETGKRMALIPMSVDIIPDYPDFSGWWRHFVYWDQNTKAANPVGFALTVLTRAVPFALLFACATGFSTTGWAVLLATVALRMASCGAIAGLLGDREVLRALWLLPLRDCLGLVSWAAALTKRTFVWRGHRFSLDRHGRIARMPDKAASARST